From the genome of Triticum aestivum cultivar Chinese Spring chromosome 3B, IWGSC CS RefSeq v2.1, whole genome shotgun sequence, one region includes:
- the LOC123069349 gene encoding hydroxyphenylpyruvate reductase isoform X1 — protein MAMESLGVLLLHPMNAYLEQELDRRFRLFRFWDSPPDGRAEFLRANASAIRAVVGNAGYNADAALIDALPSLEIVASFSVGIDRVDLPKCRERGIRVTNTPDVLTDDVADLAVGLAIAALRKIPQADRYVRAGLWKAKGDYTLTARFSGKRVGIIGLGRIGLAIATRVEAFDCPVNYYQRTKKDYPNYTYYPSVVELAANSDILVVACPLNEQTRHIVNREVIEVLGPKGVLINIGRGPHVDEPELVSALVEGRLGGAGLDVFEDEPNVPEALFALDNVVLVPHVGSGTHETRQAMADLVLGNLEAHVLKKPLLTPVV, from the exons atggcgatggaGTCCCTGGGCGTGCTGCTGCTGCACCCCATGAACGCCTACCTGGAGCAGGAGCTCGACCGCCGCTTCCGCCTCTTCCGCTTCTGGGACTCCCCTCCCGACGGCCGCGCCGAGTTCCTCCGCGCCAACGCCTCCGCCATCCGCGCCGTCGTCGGCAACGCCGGCTACAACGCCGACGCCGCGCTCATCGACGCGCTGCCGTCGCTCGAGATCGTCGCCTCCTTCTCTGTGGGGATCGACCGCGTCGACCTCCCCAAGTGCCGCGAGCGCGGGATCCGCGTCACCAACACCCCCGACGTCCTCACCGACGACGTCGCCGacctcgccgtcggcctcgccaTCGCCGCGCTGAGGAAGATCCCGCAGGCCGACCGCTACGTGCGCGCCGGCCTGTGGAAGGCCAAGGGGGACTACACACTCACCGCGCGG TTCAGTGGCAAAAGAGTGGGCATCATCGGGCTGGGCAGGATAGGGCTTGCCATTGCCACCCGAGTGGAGGCCTTTGATTGCCCAGTCAACTACTACCAGAGAACAAAGAAAGACTACCCCAACTACACCTATTACCCGAGCGTGGTCGAACTGGCGGCAAACAGCGACATCCTGGTGGTGGCTTGTCCGCTGAATGAGCAGACCCGGCACATCGTCAACCGCGAGGTGATCGAGGTGCTGGGGCCCAAGGGCGTGCTCATAAACATCGGGCGCGGCCCTCACGTCGACGAGCCCGAGCTGGTCTCGGCGCTCGTCGAGGGGCGCCTCGGCGGGGCAGGCCTCGACGTGTTCGAGGACGAGCCCAACGTGCCTGAGGCGCTGTTCGCGCTCGACAACGTCGTCCTGGTGCCACACGTGGGGAGCGGGACGCACGAGACGCGCCAGGCCATGGCGGACCTTGTCCTGGGCAACCTGGAGGCGCATGTTCTGAAGAAGCCGCTGCTGACTCCGGTTGtctga
- the LOC123069349 gene encoding glyoxylate/hydroxypyruvate/pyruvate reductase 2KGR isoform X2, producing MAMESLGVLLLHPMNAYLEQELDRRFRLFRFWDSPPDGRAEFLRANASAIRAVVGNAGYNADAALIDALPSLEIVASFSVGIDRVDLPKCRERGIRVTNTPDVLTDDVADLAVGLAIAALRKIPQADRYVRAGLWKAKGDYTLTARFSGKRVAILGLGRIGLAIAKRAEAFGCSISYHSRSEKPFPNYKFFTNVVDLAANCDVLIVACSLNAETHHIVNRKVMDALGRDGVLINIGRGAHVDEPELVSALLEKRLGAAGLDVFEHEPFVPEQLFSLDNVVLVPHVGSDTEETCKAMADLVLKNLEAHALNKPLLTPVI from the exons atggcgatggaGTCCCTGGGCGTGCTGCTGCTGCACCCCATGAACGCCTACCTGGAGCAGGAGCTCGACCGCCGCTTCCGCCTCTTCCGCTTCTGGGACTCCCCTCCCGACGGCCGCGCCGAGTTCCTCCGCGCCAACGCCTCCGCCATCCGCGCCGTCGTCGGCAACGCCGGCTACAACGCCGACGCCGCGCTCATCGACGCGCTGCCGTCGCTCGAGATCGTCGCCTCCTTCTCTGTGGGGATCGACCGCGTCGACCTCCCCAAGTGCCGCGAGCGCGGGATCCGCGTCACCAACACCCCCGACGTCCTCACCGACGACGTCGCCGacctcgccgtcggcctcgccaTCGCCGCGCTGAGGAAGATCCCGCAGGCCGACCGCTACGTGCGCGCCGGCCTGTGGAAGGCCAAGGGGGACTACACACTCACCGCGCGG TTCAGTGGTAAAAGAGTTGCCATTCTTGGGCTTGGCAGGATAGGCTTAGCCATAGCAAAAAGAGCTGAAGCATTTGGTTGCTCAATCAGTTATCATTCAAGATCAGAGAAGCCATTTCCAAACTACAAGTTCTTTACAAATGTTGTAGACCTGGCAGCCAATTGTGACGTGCTTATTGTAGCATGTTCGCTCAATGCCGAGACCCATCACATTGTTAATCGTAAGGTCATGGATGCACTAGGACGAGATGGTGTGCTCATAAACATTGGGCGTGGAGCACATGTGGATGAACCTGAGCTTGTGTCTGCTCTTCTTGAGAAACGCCTTGGAGCAGCAGGCCTTGATGTGTTTGAGCATGAGCCCTTTGTTCCAGAGCAACTTTTCAGCTTAGATAATGTTGTTTTGGTCCCTCATGTAGGAAGTGATACAGAAGAAACATGCAAGGCAATGGCTGATCTGGTTCTCAAGAATTTAGAGGCACATGCTCTTAATAAGCCCTTACTCACCCCAGTCATCTGA
- the LOC123069351 gene encoding uncharacterized protein — translation MPQDSFRSVVCRSLSKSHPSSSRSKDGGYPERTQCDAPYVVTLRPTVCRSCQSQDWRPSQINREERSILSQRDYVMGSTLSRHFAEDLLRGAMDLQDSLVMLEKFQTVSQSMRQSTKQRRPGNGEESFDVTGIHEALFEASTAKKLVPGSVSCRFDGQLRNSTDELKRVIKDSLYRVKLLSVSSNGEQQASLSQSSQSTPNNTAVSKSTKQKKVVPRSLSCPPVQPDKSKTPSLVPTNKTPSLVARLMGLEGLPPHKGNTAKKDKTLKTVTSPRAQFDIDMPKSKPLPAEKLPRQSLGKDLQRKGKAGQEMMKTTQVKRLLNTMNSDERKVQQHNVQMDFPYFHEHTLPSQDTSAATEVGSVKSIQREQRMGQAQTRTPKDVKVVSHITRKQHIEQKIEINSRSSNKQKYHLADRKGERRKDVKAKAASASHTKAKLVKKTEKKSVASSSNPSTCRTMKPVLRRTPGSSREKIVSSRNVNNSIIDDIVAYEVHREFIQTDCPSTEHSATPSDESCQSADWDTEPSIDDTQEDLSRSSEASPISSQSSPSINRTPKKEVEIKDEMSLLLLSNKSFVNQAAQLIGINSYDYDHLIEQYKDTSKAEMGDRELYTDIAIEQLERKHRQQNSLYYTGFRTQKCGATPYFSLEALLGDISDGTRKLKSYTDDKDDHGSGTKDSMSMKLERDLGCTDPSINSAWDMGWQDWICMEETECWVRDAGEDVLSLLIEEVALEMLVN, via the exons ATGCCTCAAGACAGTTTCAGATCAGTGGTTTGCAGGTCCCTTTCAAAGAGTCATCCCTCCAGCTCCAGGAGCAAAGATGGCGGCTATCCTGAAAGGACTCAGTGTGATGCCCCTTATGTTGTCACACTACGACCCACAGTCTGCCGAAGCTGCCAAAGCCAGGATTGGCGCCCCTCGCAAATCAACCGGGAGGAGAGGTCCATCTTATCGCAAAGAGATTACGTGATGGGTTCCACACTCTCGAGGCATTTTGCCGAGGACCTCCTTAGGGGTGCTATGGACCTCCAGGACTCCCTTGTGATGCTTGAGAAGTTCCAAACAGTGTCACAGAGCATGCGGCAATCGACTAAGCAGAGAAGGCCAGGGAATGGCGAGGAATCATTTGACGTGACCGGAATCCATGAAGCACTCTTCGAAGCATCAACCGCCAAGAAGCTGGTCCCTGGAAGTGTCAGCTGTAGATTCGATGGGCAACTAAGGAATTCTACCGACGAGCTGAAGAGAGTGATCAAGGACAGCCTTTACAGGGTGAAACTCTTGTCAGTGTCCTCCAATGGTGAGCAGCAGGCCTCCTTGAGTCAGTCATCACAGAGCACGCCAAACAATACCGCCGTATCCAAGTCTACTAAGCAGAAGAAGGTGGTGCCAAGATCATTATCGTGTCCACCTGTGCAACCTGACAAGTCCAAAACCCCAAGTTTGGTACCAACAAATAAAACCCCGAGTTTGGTAGCAAGGCTCATGGGCCTTGAAGGTTTGCCCCCACACAAGGGAAATACCGCCAAGAAAGATAAGACACTGAAGACAGTAACTTCACCAAGGGCGCAGTTTGATATTGACATGCCTAAGTCAAAACCACTACCAGCAGAAAAGCTACCAAGACAGTCGTTAGGAAAGGACTTGCAACGTAAGGGGAAGGCAGGGCAGGAAATGATGAAGACAACCCAAGTCAAGAGGCTTTTAAATACCATGAATTCTGATGAGCGCAAGGTCCAGCAGCACAATGTTCAGATGGATTTTCCTTATTTTCATGAGCACACCCTTCCTTCGCAAGATACCTCAGCGGCTACTGAAGTTGGCTCGGTGAAATCAATCCAAAGAGAACAAAGGATGGGCCAAGCTCAAACCAGAACCCCCAAGGATGTGAAGGTTGTATCTCATATAACCCGAAAGCAGCACATAGAACAAAAAATTGAGATCAACAGTAGAAGCAGCAATAAACAGAAATATCATTTGGCTGATAGGAAGGGAGAAAGGAGGAAGGATGTGAAGGCTAAGGCAGCATCAGCATCTCACACTAAAGCTAAACTAGTGAAGAAGACTGAGAAGAAATCGGTTGCATCAAGTAGCAATCCTTCAACATGCCGTACAATGAAGCCGGTCTTACGAAGAACACCTGGTAGTTCCAGAGAGAAAATAGTGTCAAGTAGAAATGTGAACAACTCAATtattgatgacattgtg GCCTATGAGGTGCACAGAGAGTTCATCCAAACTGATTGTCCATCCACAGAACATAGTGCGACACCTAGTGATGAAAGCTGCCAGAGCGCTGATTGGGACACAGAACCTTCCATCGATG ACACTCAGGAAGATTTAAGCAGGTCCAGTGAAGCTTCACCGATTTCCAGCCAAAGCAGCCCATCAATAAACAGAACACCAAAAAAGGAAGTTGAAATAAAAGACGAGATGAGTTTGCTTCTCCTAAGCAACAAGTCATTCGTTAACCAAGCAGCACAACTCATAGGCATTAACTCATATGATTATGACCATCTGATCGAGCAATACAAAGATACCAGCAAGGCTGAAATGGGAGATCGTGAACTCTACAcagacatagcaatagagcaacTGGAACGAAAACATCGTCAGCAGAATAGCCTGTATTACACCGGATTCAGGACCCAGAAATGCGGAGCAACACCATACTTCTCCCTCGAGGCATTGCTAGGTGATATCAGCGATGGGACCCGAAAGCTGAAGAGCTACACTGACGACAAAGACGACCATGGCAGTGGCACCAAAGACAGTATGTCCATGAAGCTGGAGAGGGATCTTGGATGCACGGACCCGTCGATCAACAGCGCGTGGGACATGGGGTGGCAGGATTGGATCTGCATGGAGGAAACGGAGTGCTGGGTAAGGGACGCCGGGGAGGACGTTCTGTCCTTGCTCATTGAGGAGGTTGCTTTGGAAATGCTGGTAAACTGA
- the LOC123069347 gene encoding pentatricopeptide repeat-containing protein At5g25630 — MLENGIQLTPASTSNSTGKTRNNGKELNGSASTEEEKRQGNGGDVQPPPPSTCTTCAKGHTCQAVVSRTREMRSLIDAKKPHQAQALFDDLADEGHRPSLVTYTTLLTAVTNQRAFEAIPSLLAGIDAAGLRPDAIFFNALINSFVEAGRMGEATSTFWKMSRHHPGCRPTISTFNTLIKGFGIAGRPDEAQRVFDMMAGGDGHGDGAGVASTVRPNLTTYNILVKAWCDHRRLEEAWGVVGRMRARGVEPDVVTYNTVASAYAKNDETWRAEELVVEMVRARLRTSERTWGIIVGGYCREGRLEEALRCVRQMKDAGVLPNVIVFNTLLKGFLDANDTAAADDVLGLMEQFGIKPDIVTYSHQLNAFSSLGHMAKCSKVFDKMVEAGIEPDPQVYSILAKGHVRAQQPGKAEELLERMCRLGVRPNVVTFTTVISGWCSVADMDNATRVYRKMRDAGVRPNLRTFETLIWGYSEQKQPWKAEEVLRMMQEAGLRPKQSTYSLVADAWKAVGLVKNANRNLGSPDDRRRPTPNASDHDEPDRRPDDDDDKLRRSGRASEQATGDPSSHASFVQVTSALGTGRAGDFASSAPSSSSPWRSCQLRLRASGFCRNQRQKQGGMYSHSISSIKMVFLS, encoded by the exons ATGCTAGAAAACGGCATACAACTGACGCCGGCATCCACTTCCAACAGCACGGGCAAGACAAGAAACAATGGGAAAGAGCTCAACGGATCCGCCTCCACG GAGGAGGAGAAGCGCCAGGGCAATGGCGGCGacgtgcagccgccgccgccgagcacctgcaCGACGTGCGCCAAGGGGCACACGTGCCAGGCTGTGGTCAGCCGGACGCGGGAGATGCGGAGCCTCATCGACGCCAAGAAGCCTCACCAGGCGCAGGCCCTCTTCGACGACCTCGCCGACGAGGGCCACCGCCCGTCCCTCGTGACCTACACCACCCTGCTCACCGCGGTGACGAACCAGCGCGCGTTCGAGGCGATCCCTTCGCTGCTCGCCGGCATCGACGCAGCCGGGCTGCGGCCGGACGCCATCTTCTTCAACGCCCTCATCAACTCCTTCGTGGAGGCCGGGCGGATGGGCGAGGCCACCAGCACCTTCTGGAAGATGAGCCGCCACCACCCGGGCTGCCGCCCCACCATCAGCACCTTCAACACGCTCATCAAGGGCTTCGGCATCGCCGGCCGCCCCGACGAGGCGCAGCGCGTCTTCGACATGATGGCCGGCGGCGACGGCCACGGCGACGGCGCCGGGGTCGCGTCCACGGTGAGGCCCAACCTGACTACCTACAACATCCTGGTGAAGGCGTGGTGCGACCACCGGAGGCTGGAGGAGGCGTGGGGCGTGGTGGGCAGGATGCGCGCGCGCGGCGTGGAGCCCGACGTCGTCACCTATAACACCGTCGCCAGCGCCTACGCCAAGAACGACGAGACGTGGCGGGCGGAGGAGCTGGTGGTGGAGATGGTGCGCGCCAGGCTGCGCACCAGCGAGCGCACCTGGGGCATCATCGTCGGCGGATACTGCAGGGAGGGCAGGCTGGAGGAGGCGCTCCGCTGCGTCCGCCAGATGAAGGACGCCGGCGTCCTCCCCAACGTCATCGTCTTCAACACCCTCCTCAAGGGCTTCCTCGACGCCAACGACACGGCCGCCGCCGACGAC GTTCTCGGGCTGATGGAGCAGTTCGGCATCAAGCCGGACATCGTGACGTACAGCCACCAGCTGAACGCCTTCAGCTCGCTGGGTCACATGGCGAAATGCAGCAAGGTGTTCGACAAGATGGTGGAGGCCGGGATCGAGCCGGACCCGCAGGTGTACAGCATCCTCGCCAAGGGCCACGTGCGCGCGCAGCAGCCCGGCAAGGCGGAGGAGCTCCTGGAGCGGATGTGCCGCCTCGGCGTCCGCCCCAACGTCGTCACCTTCACCACCGTCATCAGCGGCTGGTGCAGCGTCGCAGACATGGACAACGCCACCAGGGTGTACAGGAAGATGCGGGACGCCGGCGTGCGCCCCAACCTCAGGACGTTCGAGACGCTCATCTGGGGGTACAGCGAGCAGAAGCAGCCGTGGAAGGCCGAGGAGGTCCTCCGGATGATGCAGGAGGCGGGCCTCAGGCCGAAGCAGAGCACCTACAGCCTCGTCGCCGATGCGTGGAAGGCCGTCGGCCTGGTCAAGAATGCCAACCGCAACCTCGGTTCTCCCGATGACCGTCGTCGCCCCACCCCCAACGCGAGCGATCACGACGAGCCGGACCGCCGTcccgacgacgacgatgacaagCTGCGAAGATCCGGAAGAGCCAGTGAGCAGGCAACGGGTGATCCATCATCACATGCCAGTTTCGTGCAGGTGACAAGCGCGCTAGGGACAGGCAGGGCTGGAGACTTTGCATCATCGGCGCCATCGTCGTCATCGCCGTGGCGATCGTGTCAGCTCCGACTGCGAGCTTCGGGGTTTTGCAGGAACCAAAGGCAGAAGCAGGGTGGGATGTACAGTCACAGCATCAGCTCAATCAAGATGGTCTTCCTCAGCTAA
- the LOC123069350 gene encoding uncharacterized protein, with translation MKHTTSDSDVTSLATTSPSRSPKRAAYYVVSPSRDSRDDGDKSSSTQATPVYNSPLDSPSHHSSIGPHSRASSASRFSGNLTGGGRAAANRKRPHGHGKGWHEVDVIDEEDAEDAGVEQERELSRSCVAAFWFSVLVLAFTLVCLVVWGAARRDKPSVLVKSLRVENFYAGEGTDGTGVPTKFVTMNCSLEIDVHNPSTMSGIHVSSTSIQLYYSQIPIASGQLEKFYQPKKSRHVASVTLHGEKTPLYGAGATFVLTNTDGVPLTVDLAVRTRGYVIGRLVRVTHAKRVRCPVLVSSLTDKPIMIAQTACSYS, from the exons ATGAAGCACACGACGTCGGACTCGGACGTGACGAGCCTGGCGACCACGTCGCCGTCGCGGTCCCCGAAGCGGGCGGCGTACTACGTGGTCAGCCCGTCGCGCGACTCGCGGGACGACGGCGACAAGTCGTCGTCCACGCAGGCCACGCCCGTGTACAACAGCCCCCTCGACTCCCCGTCGCACCACTCCTCCATTGGCCCGCACTCCAGGGCCTCCTCCGCCAGCCGCTTCTCCGGGAACCTCACCGGCGGCGGCAGGGCCGCCGCCAACCGGAAGCGCCCCCACGGCCACGGCAAGGGGTGGCACGAGGTGGACGTGATTGACGAGGAGGACGCCGAGGACGCCGGCGTGGAGCAGGAGCGGGAGCTCTCCAGGAGCTGCGTCGCCGCCTTCTGGTTCTCGGTTCTGGTCCTGGCATTCACCCTCGTCTGCCTCGTCGTCTGGGGCGCCGCCCGCCGTGACAAACCCAGCGTCCTCGTCAAG AGCTTGAGAGTGGAGAATTTCTACGCCGGCGAAGGGACGGACGGCACCGGAGTGCCGACCAAGTTCGTCACAATGAACTGCTCGCTGGAGATAGACGTCCACAACCCCTCCACCATGTCCGGCATCCATGTTTCTTCCACCTCCATCCAGCTCTACTATTCACAGATACCCATCGCCAGCGGTCAG TTGGAGAAGTTCTACCAGCCGAAGAAGAGCCGGCACGTCGCATCGGTGACCCTGCACGGCGAGAAGACGCCGCTCTACGGAGCCGGGGCTACCTTTGTCCTCACCAACACCGACGGCGTGCCGCTCACCGTGGACTTGGCGGTGAGGACGAGAGGGTATGTCATCGGCAGGCTTGTCAGGGTGACACACGCCAAGCGTGTGCGATGCCCGGTTCTTGTGAGCTCTCTTACCGACAAGCCCATCATGATCGCCCAGACTGCTTGCAGCTACTCTTGA